ACAGAAGCAGGACAATTCCAATCGACAAAAAAATGGATAAGGGGATGGTTTTTCTGGGGTGTTTAATCTCCTCTCCAGAAGCGACGATGGCATCCCACCCCACAATGGAAAGAAATCCAACCAGAGCTGCTGCCAGAATTCCGGATATTCCGTTTGGAGCAAAAGGGCTGTACATAGACGGATCCACGTGACTCACCCCTAAAAGAAAGAAACCGACGAGAACGACAACGACGATGGAGACGATCCCCAGTTGTACTTTACCGCTAAAACGAATACCCAAGATGTTTAGTACACCGAGAATCAGAAGAAGGAGAATCGCGCTGGGTAAAGGAGGCGCTCCCGTTAAGGAGTGCAGATAATTCCCAAATCCCTGTGACACAAAACTGCTGGCGGCCAGCCAAGCACCCCAGTACGACCAGCCAATCAACGTACCGACAAACGGCCCCATCGTTTCTCGAACGTATTCATAAGATCCGCCTGCCCGTGGGTACCGGGAAGCGAGCTCCGCATAACATAACCCGAGCAATACGGCCAAAGAAGCGGCTAAGATAAAGGAGACCATAACCGCTGGACCGGCTTTTCCAGCTGCTACCCCGCTTAAGACAAAGATCCCTGCCCCAACCATCGCCCCGATTCCTAGAGAGGTTGCTTCTTTCCACCCCAACTCTCTGCTTAACGACATGGCAATCCCTCCAACCGTTAGAAATCCCGAAATTCTCCTGGTTTTTTTACGAACTGCCATTGCTTCAAGTCTACAATCCAATATTTTTTGGGTCGAATGGTTCCGTCTTTGTTGTAGCCTGCTCGTTGTTCCCATTCTCCGCTTTCGAATCGATCTGTCACCTCTAATGACCGTAAACCCTTCACGCTTTTATATCCATAAAGACCAAAATCAAACAGGCGCAATGGATAGCCCTGTTCCATGGGCAAAGGCTCCCCGTCCACGGTATGGATTAACATCGACCGTCTGGAAATAGCATCACCCAATGGAATGGTGGATTGATAAACCCCCTTCTCCTTGGTTCCGATGCTGGTTTGTTTCAGATAGTATTTTTCGAGGTCGGAAACCCCCGCCATTTCCATCACTGTGGAGAGCAAAATCCCTTTCCAGGTTCGCCGAATACTCCAATTGCAAACACAAACCATTCGCCGACTCTCCTCGATCTGAGGAAGTTTTA
Above is a window of Desmospora profundinema DNA encoding:
- a CDS encoding molybdopterin-dependent oxidoreductase yields the protein MIQRLKTPNLDKKPSSLRYYQEGPPTSIELDLWRLTVSGKVESTLHLSYEEILKLPQIEESRRMVCVCNWSIRRTWKGILLSTVMEMAGVSDLEKYYLKQTSIGTKEKGVYQSTIPLGDAISRRSMLIHTVDGEPLPMEQGYPLRLFDFGLYGYKSVKGLRSLEVTDRFESGEWEQRAGYNKDGTIRPKKYWIVDLKQWQFVKKPGEFRDF
- a CDS encoding APC family permease, whose translation is MSLSRELGWKEATSLGIGAMVGAGIFVLSGVAAGKAGPAVMVSFILAASLAVLLGLCYAELASRYPRAGGSYEYVRETMGPFVGTLIGWSYWGAWLAASSFVSQGFGNYLHSLTGAPPLPSAILLLLILGVLNILGIRFSGKVQLGIVSIVVVVLVGFFLLGVSHVDPSMYSPFAPNGISGILAAALVGFLSIVGWDAIVASGEEIKHPRKTIPLSIFLSIGIVLLLYLGLLFISTGVVDWRELGSSEVPVALASEQFLGSFGPILISMVIVTALPATANAFIVSISRTAFAMGRNGLLPHQIAYIHPRFQTPVGAIALGVGIQVAFTLFSSINIAVNATGFLYLLTFIFTMIAFFISRKSMSTKKHPDQFLVPFYPAIPLLALIISVSLLIPVGKTGFLTGLLWILLGAIVYALRSKSIRSVEQTRLRSEEGMYS